The following coding sequences lie in one Apium graveolens cultivar Ventura chromosome 1, ASM990537v1, whole genome shotgun sequence genomic window:
- the LOC141718241 gene encoding uncharacterized protein LOC141718241, with product MYRERKFTKFGDLLSTLLVAEHNHELVIKNHQSRPTGSAPLPEVNNMSFQQNVRGRGYRGGRGQGRYRGRGRSHGHFRPYNNSGHRKWQFESQSKRKASRGGKTENICYRCDMNGHWTRNCHTPDHLVKLYQSSQKSKEKMVETNFANNNIDDFSRITTGGISINGPNEPNETPIWEAED from the coding sequence ATGTACAGGGAGCGCAAATTCACTAAATTCGGGGATCTTCTATCAACTCTCCTTGTTGCTGAACATAATCATGAATTGGTGATTAAGAATCATCAATCCCGTCCAACAGGATCTGCCCCATTACCTGAAGTAAATAACATGTCATTCCAGCAGAATGTACGTGGAAGAGGGTATAGAGGTGGACGGGGTCAAGGGCGGTACCGTGGACGAGGTCGGAGCCACGGGCATTTTCGTCCATATAACAACTCTGGTCACCGGAAGTGGCAATTTGAATCACAGAGTAAAAGAAAGGCATCACGAGGAGGAAAAACTGAAAATATTTGCTATAGGTGCGACATGAATGGGCACTGGACACGTAATTGTCATACCCCAGATCATCTTGTTAAGTTATACCAATCTTCTCaaaaatcaaaagagaaaatggTAGAAACAAATTTCGCCAACAATAACATAGATGATTTCTCGAGAATCACAACCGGAGGAATAAGCATTAATGGTCCGAATGAACCTAACGAAACTCCCATATGGGAGGCTGAAGATTAG